From Vitis vinifera cultivar Pinot Noir 40024 chromosome 14, ASM3070453v1, a single genomic window includes:
- the LOC100240929 gene encoding stress-related protein translates to MAVSDSMPQGPQQEMAKEEEQRLKYLEFVQVATLHAVLCFSSLYEYAKERSGPLKPGVQTVEGTVKTVVAPVYDKFHGVPIELLRFIDRKVDESVSKFGKQVPPVVKQVSSQAVAAAQKAPSVARAVTSEVQRSGIVDTASGLAKSAYTKCEPAAKDLYTKYEPVAQHYAVSAWHSLNRLPLFPQVVQVVVPTAAYCSERYNQTVLSTAEKGYKVSTYLPLVPTEKITKVFGAEVQSH, encoded by the exons ATGGCCGTATCGGATTCTATGCCCCAAGGCCCCCAACAGGagatg GCTAAAGAAGAGGAACAGAGACTCAAGTACCTTGAGTTTGTCCAAGTTGCAACCCTCCATGCTGTGCTGTGCTTCTCAAGCCTTTATGAATATGCCAAGGAGAGGTCTGGTCCTTTGAAGCCTGGTGTTCAGACTGTCGAGGGAACGGTTAAGACTGTTGTGGCCCCCGTATATGACAAGTTCCATGGTGTTCCCATTGAACTACTCAGGTTCATCGATCGCAAG GTGGATGAGTCTGTAAGCAAGTTTGGAAAGCAAGTGCCGCCTGTGGTTAAGCAGGTGTCATCCCAAGCCGTCGCAGCTGCTCAGAAGGCTCCTAGTGTGGCTCGGGCTGTGACATCAGAAGTTCAACGTTCAGGTATTGTGGACACTGCCTCTGGGCTAGCAAAGTCAGCGTACACAAAGTGTGAACCTGCAGCCAAGGACCTCTACACCAAATATGAACCAGTTGCTCAGCATTATGCTGTGTCCGCATGGCACTCACTCAACCGGCTTCCCCTCTTCCCTCAGGTGGTTCAAGTTGTCGTGCCAACAGCTGCCTACTGTTCTGAGAGGTATAATCAAACAGTACTCAGCACAGCAGAGAAAGGTTACAAGGTCTCCACATACTTGCCATTGGTTCCTACTGAGAAGATCACCAAAGTGTTTGGGGCCGAGGTTCAGAGCCATTAA